CGAAAATCTACTACGGCATTGTTTTTCTCTAAAATTGCGGCAATGATAGGACCAGAAGACATAAATTCGACCAATTCTCCGTAAAAAGGACGTTCTTTGTGCACTGCATAAAATCCACCTGCTTTTTCAGCAGATAGTTTGGTTAATTTCATTGCTACAATACGAAAACCCGCCTTCTCGATTTGTGCCAAAATAGCACCACCATGATTGTTTCGCATTGCATCTGGCTTAACCATTGTAAAAGTTCGATTGCTTGCCATGTTATGATAAAAATTTTAATGAATTTTGTGAAAAATGGCTGCAAAATTAGCAATAAAAATTCAATCTTCTCCAAGCACTTGGATAATTGATTGGAGAAGAGAAATAAATAATAAGAATCTTGAAGGTTTCATTTGTAAAACTTGTGCGATATGAAGTCTAAAAAATCAAAATCATTCATTTATTTTTTCATATTTATTTAGAAAGTGAGACGCAGATTAGACGTAAATATACCTGATTTTCAATTTATTATAACAAATAAATTCTATTTTTTTTGTTTTGAACTTTTACTTTTATTTTTGTCATGTCCTTAAAAAACAGGACATTCGTGTTTTAACATAAAGCCAAATAAATATATGATGAGTGATATTGAATCTGTTAAGTTATTATTAGAAGAACCTAAGCGAATTGTATTGACTACTCATACTCGACCGGATGGTGATGCAATGGGATCTTCCTTGGCATTGTATCATTATTTGAAGCAACAAGGACATGATGTTTCAGTGATTACTCCTACTAATTATTCAGTATTTCTTCATTTTCTTCCTGGAGATCACGAAGTAATTATTTATGAAAATCACCAAAAACGATGCAATAAACTAGTTGAAGCTGCTGATTTGCTTTTTGTATTGGACTACAATGCTCCCAAACGAGCAAAACCTATGGATAGGGCCATCCAAAAAACTAAAGCAACCAAGATTATGATTGACCATCACCTTGAACCCGAAGAAGGCTTTGCAGCATACGCTTTTTGGAGTGTTGCAGCAAGCTCGACTTGTGAGTTGGTCTATGAATTTATTTCACAAATCGGGAGTACAGAATCCATTGATAAAAAAATTGCAACTTGTTTATATACAGGAATTTGTACTGATACAGGTAGATTCAAATTCAGTGTCACTCCACGACTATTTGAAATAGTTGCCGATTTATTGCGAAAAGGAATCAATATCAATAAAATACATACGCAAGTATTTGATACTTTTTCGGAAGACCGTCTTCGATTTTTGGGTTTTTGTTTGACCAAACGAATGATGGTCTTCCCAGAATACAACACTGCTTTTATTTATGTTACGGAACGTGATTTTCGAAGCTTCAACTATCAAGAAGGCGACAAAGAAGGTTTGGTCAATTATCCACTAAGTTTGGCAGGTTTTCGTTTTGCAGCACTTATTACAGAAAACGATGAAATGATAAAGCTATCTTTTCGTTCTAAAGGTAACTTTTCTGTAAATGACTTTGCCCGCAATCATTTTGAGGGAGGAGGTCATAAAAATGCTTCAGGAGGCTTATCTCGACTTTCGCTCGAAGCAACCATAGATAAGTTTATTGACCTATTGCCCAAGTATGAAAAAGAATTGACTAGTTAAGTATAAATCAACAACAAATTGATTTTCATTTATTTCCATCTAATTTGTTTGAAAGATTTCAATAAACAACTTTGTACTACACCAAAAAATATCTGCATATGAAAAAGCTTATATTTCTCCTCAGTTTATCTTTATTCTTGTTAACCAACTGTGATAACTGGCAGAATGTCAACAAAAAAAACGTACAAACGCCTCCTACTAACCTAAACGAACAAAAGACACAAGCTGCCATTGATAAGGAAAAAATTGAGAAATACTTGGAAGACCTTTTTTTGCTGGATAAGGCACAAACCACCTCTTCTGGCATTCACTATATAATTGAAATTGAAGGAAATGGAATGAGTCCCTCCGAAGAAAGTACGGTCAAGATTACATTTCAAACCAGTTTATTAGATGGCACTACTTTTGAGGACTCTAAAGATTTTCAAAAAGACGGTATTGTGACTTTTGGCATAAACGAGCAATTTATCAAAGGATGGAAAGAGGCTATCATGCTCCTCAAAGAAGGTGGTAAAGGCACATTTATCATTCCCTCGGGATTGGCCTATGGCAAACGTTCATCCAATAAATTTCCTGCAAATGCGGTATTGATTTACAACATTGAGCTCATTGAAGTCAATTGATAAAAACATATATCTACCATTCATTCGTTAATTATACCAACAATATGAAGTTCTATTTATTGATTATTTTTAATATTTCTATTGCTTTTTGCCTATGGGCTTGTCAAACAGACAACAGCCCCTCTTCTCCTCAAAAACCTTGTGTTCATCCTTCATTCGGTGATTACATCAATTTTGATTTGGAATACCGTTCCCCTGATGATTCTGTGTTATTTAGTACCTTCAAGAAACAAAGTTTGGAGATTAGATTTCAAGAAAGTTTCTTCAAAGGCTTGTTGAACGAAGAGCTTCAAAGGATGTGTCCAGGTGACAGTAATACATTCTTTGTTGATGCCAAAACATTGTTAGGAGAAAACAATCCGCTTACCAAAAAAGCCGCCCAAATTAACCTCATTCTCAAGCTGTACGATGTAAAAACGGAGGAAGCTTATAAGGCAACACGCATGACTGAGAGGAATCAACAGATGGTAACAGATGATTCCTTGATAACCAATTACATGGCGCAAAAAAATATGGAATTGAAAAAGTCAAGATCTGGGGTTTATTACATCATCAAGGAGCAAGGAGAAGGAAATCCTCCTACACTAAAAAATAAGGTACATATTGACTACAACATTAAACTGTTGGGAGAGGATGTATCTCTGGAATTTTCAGAAAATGGCGGTAAGGAGATTAATTTAAACCGATTACCCAAAGGCATGAGAGAAATAATCATGTTGTTGGGCAAAGGCGGCAAAGCCCAAGCAATTATTCCTTCTTCATTGGCGTATCAAAACCATCAAAGAGGTAGAATTCCTGCAAATTCAGTGCTTAAATATGAAGTCGAGTTACTTGATTTTGAAGAATCCAAATAGTTCTTGACATTTAGAAAAATAAAGTAGAAATTTACATTTTTTAAAACACAATTTCTCAAACATTAACTAACTGCTCAAAAAATGACCAGAAAAATAATTACACTTCTCATAATCGTTCTCATGGCGGCTTGTCAAACACAAACTCCACAGGAAGAGATGCAGCTAAAAATAGCAGATTTGGAAAAAGAAATCAATTCCAATGGCACTTTTCAAAAAGCAATGATAACTCCTTTAGT
The Chitinophagales bacterium genome window above contains:
- a CDS encoding nucleoside-diphosphate kinase, translating into MASNRTFTMVKPDAMRNNHGGAILAQIEKAGFRIVAMKLTKLSAEKAGGFYAVHKERPFYGELVEFMSSGPIIAAILEKNNAVVDFRTLIGATNPAEAAEGTIRKLYATSIGENAVHGSDSDENAKIEGDFFFSKLEQF
- a CDS encoding bifunctional oligoribonuclease/PAP phosphatase NrnA, whose product is MSDIESVKLLLEEPKRIVLTTHTRPDGDAMGSSLALYHYLKQQGHDVSVITPTNYSVFLHFLPGDHEVIIYENHQKRCNKLVEAADLLFVLDYNAPKRAKPMDRAIQKTKATKIMIDHHLEPEEGFAAYAFWSVAASSTCELVYEFISQIGSTESIDKKIATCLYTGICTDTGRFKFSVTPRLFEIVADLLRKGININKIHTQVFDTFSEDRLRFLGFCLTKRMMVFPEYNTAFIYVTERDFRSFNYQEGDKEGLVNYPLSLAGFRFAALITENDEMIKLSFRSKGNFSVNDFARNHFEGGGHKNASGGLSRLSLEATIDKFIDLLPKYEKELTS
- a CDS encoding FKBP-type peptidyl-prolyl cis-trans isomerase; the protein is MKKLIFLLSLSLFLLTNCDNWQNVNKKNVQTPPTNLNEQKTQAAIDKEKIEKYLEDLFLLDKAQTTSSGIHYIIEIEGNGMSPSEESTVKITFQTSLLDGTTFEDSKDFQKDGIVTFGINEQFIKGWKEAIMLLKEGGKGTFIIPSGLAYGKRSSNKFPANAVLIYNIELIEVN
- a CDS encoding FKBP-type peptidyl-prolyl cis-trans isomerase; this translates as MKFYLLIIFNISIAFCLWACQTDNSPSSPQKPCVHPSFGDYINFDLEYRSPDDSVLFSTFKKQSLEIRFQESFFKGLLNEELQRMCPGDSNTFFVDAKTLLGENNPLTKKAAQINLILKLYDVKTEEAYKATRMTERNQQMVTDDSLITNYMAQKNMELKKSRSGVYYIIKEQGEGNPPTLKNKVHIDYNIKLLGEDVSLEFSENGGKEINLNRLPKGMREIIMLLGKGGKAQAIIPSSLAYQNHQRGRIPANSVLKYEVELLDFEESK